A window of the Acidimicrobiales bacterium genome harbors these coding sequences:
- a CDS encoding nuclear transport factor 2 family protein — protein sequence MTRASTGGPVPELPGWHGPRPGAVPPTRQAVDEWLVAYVRAWQRYDPADIGNLFTEDATWWQPFGVRAQGRDRIVAEWMAEQHLDEPGGYGGRYECIAVDGDLAVCHGRTEFVDPTSGERRGRFDNLWVLRFGPDGRCAEFHEWYAPEPVPAGDAAPPGAESPRRDSNP from the coding sequence ATGACCCGAGCGTCCACCGGTGGCCCGGTCCCCGAGCTCCCCGGCTGGCACGGGCCCCGGCCCGGCGCCGTGCCACCGACCCGCCAGGCCGTCGACGAGTGGCTGGTCGCGTACGTCCGGGCCTGGCAGCGCTACGACCCGGCCGACATCGGCAACCTCTTCACCGAGGACGCCACGTGGTGGCAGCCCTTCGGCGTGAGGGCCCAGGGCCGGGACCGGATCGTCGCCGAGTGGATGGCCGAGCAGCACCTCGACGAGCCCGGCGGCTACGGCGGGCGCTACGAGTGCATCGCCGTCGACGGCGACCTCGCCGTCTGCCACGGCCGCACCGAGTTCGTCGACCCGACCTCGGGCGAGCGGCGGGGCCGGTTCGACAACCTGTGGGTGCTGCGCTTCGGCCCCGACGGCCGCTGCGCCGAGTTCCACGAGTGGTACGCCCCCGAGCCGGTCCCGGCCGGCGACGCCGCGCCACCGGGTGCCGAGAGCCCGAGAAGGGATTCGAACCCTTGA